The nucleotide window CGGGTATGTGAAGAAGCAGATCGGGGCTGAGTAAGATGGGGAGATATACGCTTGCGGTTCTTCCGGGCGATGGTATCGGTCCGGAGGTGGTTGCGGAGGCGGTGAAGGTTCTTGCGGCGGTCGGGAAAAAGTTCGGGCATACGTTTGATCTGCGGTATGCACCATTCGGGGGAGCGGCGATCGATTCGTCCGGGTCACCGTTTCCGCCGGAGACGGAGGATACGTGCATGAATGCAGATGCAGTTCTGTTCGGTGCGGTGGGGGGTCCGAAATGGGATACGCTTGATCCGGTCATCAGGCCGGAGAAGGGGCTGCTTGCCCTGCGGAAAGCGGCGGGAGCGTTTGCAAATCTCCGGCCTGCGAAGCTGTTTCCGGAGCTTGCGGATGCCTGTTATCTGCGGCCCGATATTGTGGCAAAGGGTATTGATATCATGGTCGTTCGGGAGTTGATCGGGGATGTGTACTTCGGGGAGCCGTCGGGGATTGAGGTCCGGGACGGCGAGCGGGTGGGTTTTTCCAATATGATTTACGGGGAGTACGAGATCCGCCGCGTTGCAAGGGTGGCGTTTGAGACGGCAATGAAGCGGAACAAAAAGCTCTGTTCGGTGGATAAGGCGAATGTTCTGGCGGTGTCCCGGCTCTGGCGCGAGGTGGTGACGGAGGTGTCACGGGAGTATCCGGAGGTTGAGCTGTCATATATGTATGTGGATAATGCGGCGATGCAGCTTGTCCGTAATCCTGCGGCGTTTGATGTGATTGTGACGGGGAATTTGTTCGGCGATATTTTGTCGGATGAGGCTGCGGCGATTACGGGGTCTATTGGGATGCTGCCGTCCGCGTCGGTGGGAGGGCCGGATATGCCCGGTCTCTACGAGCCGGTTCACGGTTCGGCCCCGGATATTGCGGGGCAGGATCTGGCAAATCCGGTGGCGACAATTCTGTCGGCTGCGATGCTTTTGCGGTATTCGCTGAGTCTTCCTGCGGAGGCGGACGCGGTGGAGGCGGCGGTTGCTGCGGTGCTGGCGGAGGGGTACCGGACGGGGGATATTTACCGGGACGGGATGCGGAAGGTCGGCTGTTCCGAGATGGGACAGCTGATTGCGGATCGGGTGTGAGTGCCACCCGTTCTTTTTTCGTATACTGTGATGAAAAAATATTTTTCTGTGGATGTGCTGCGGAATTTTTTTTCTGCCACACGGAAAAAATTTTGTGAGAAATAATTTCAGATGTCTGGCTGCGATGCAGAATCTTCGGAGGCTCCCTGTGTGAGGCGTTCGTAGATCTGTTTTGCCTCGCCGGTAAGGAAGCAGCAGAATTCGTCACTCATCAGGTTCCATGAGAACGGTGATGCACACGATCTGTTGTGATCCGAAATACGCGTGAGCTCTGTTCGTTCAAGTGCCACAAGCGCGCACAAGCGGACATGATAGCCCCAGCATCATATCTGCCCCCAACCAGAATGGGAATACTACGTATCTCATCAGGGTGTGAGAGTTTGGTATTTTTCTATTGGCAGAATTATTGATCATAAACTCGCATTTCACCCAAAAAATTCAAAAATATGATCAATACCTATATCATCACTGAGATCAATATACCCGATTATGGGGATCGGCATATTCCCCAAAAAATGCAACTGACGCAGGCATCTGCATGGGTTGTACTGTTGACTGCGTCCGATCTTTGAGTCGGAGAGGCGGATAACAGAAAGCCGGAACATTCTCCACACAGGTTCCGTTCCGACATATGCCAAGTAGGCAATAATCGAGATATCACATTTTGTGGCGAGAGAATTATCTTGACTCGGATATTGCCATGGAGTTGATTCTATGAACCTAAAGATATTTCTTATTTCAATGATGGTGGTGTTATTAACCACAGTAGTGATTGCCACACCAGTTTGTGCAAATGAAAATAATGTCACAGATGCTGAAATAGCTCTGGAGATTCCTGATTTACTCTCCGTACAAAGAACAATCATTACACAGGATCTACTGGATAAGATGGCACGTCAAATCTCTAATAATGATCAATTGGATCTTTTAGAGAAAGAACAACGCCTGAGTTATATCTCAATCATTCATGAAAAATACCCAAATCTAACTTCAGATGATACCGAAGGAATTGTGGAATTACTGTCAACTATCATCAGCGAATCAGAACCAGTTCCTACCGTTACTCCCTATTGGGGTGGTGTAAAACCGGATGAAGGTCCCCCATACTCTTATGGGATGCACAATGCAATGGCGAGGCATGCAGCTTCAACGATGGGAATCACCAATACTGCTTATCTTGATCTCATTGAAGCATGTGCTTCGGAGCCAGATACATGGTTTGGGCAGCTTGGCACAGTTGTTCACTATAACCCTACTGCTCAATTATACGCCGAGGCGCATGCAAATGAGGCGATCTCTCATCTGTCTGCTCAGTCCCATGTAGAAGGGTATAAAGATTTGTCATATGCATTACATTTTATGTCTGATCTCTCAAATACATTCCATGCCAATACTCTTGTACAGGATTATGGTGCCCATTACTTATATGAAGTATATGTAGCAAATAATTGGGAAAATGGTGAGAACTATCGTAATGCTATGACATCTGCCTCAGGATACTATGCAATAACTGATGTTAGCGAAGCAGGAAGCAATCTTGCATCATTAGCTGGTTCATATGCCAACGCAATTTATCTTACACTTATATCTGAACCCAATACTTGGACAAATGATCCTGATGTGATCGCCTACACGAAGGAATGTATCAAATTGGGTATTCGATATGATAAAGGATTAGTTGAGTATGTGATCGGATAATTTACAGGATAATTATGCAAGAAAAGAAGAGAACACCTTGGTTCATCGTGGGATTGATCCTCATTCTATTTTTATCCCTGCCCTTAGGATACATGGGTGCCAGCTGTATCGCTGGTTTTGTGAATGGGGAGAAAGCATACGAGGTAACGATCTCCGGTTTTGAAAATTCTTCCCTTGAACAGTCCCTTACCCTCTATCTGCCGTTGCCTCTGGTAAACGGTGAACCCCTCTATCCGGATGATCAATATCAGAACAAACAGTTTTCCGGCTGGGAATCATCCGTTGTCGAGACACCCTATGGAAAAATGCTGGCATTCCACACAACCTCCCTGCCGGTACAAAATCTCCATGCCGAGTTCCGGGAAACCGGTATCCTCACACACTCTCTCCCAAAACTGCATGGGGATTCCTCTCTAACGTACTTCCCGCAATCTGCGGATAATCTCAGTACGATTCTCCAGTACAACGCGATGAATAACTATCCACACTGGGGCGGGCCGTTTCCGACCTATGTGTATTTCCCTGATTCTTGTGCAGACATGAACGTGCCCTTCGTCGAAATACGGACTTCTGCGAAAGTAAAAAGAACGACCTGGCATTTTCCGAGGAGTTATGGTATGACATACTATCTTGAAAGTCATGTAAAAATCCCCGGAGAACATGCGTCAGGATTTGTTACCATACCCGGCTTTTCCCGGAACGTTCCCTGGGATGGATTTTAACGAACCTATCTTTATATTGGTAAAATTATTGATCATAAACTCGCATTTCACCCAAGAAATTCAAAAATACTATCAATACCTATATCACCAGTGAGATCAATCTGCTGGATTATAGGGATCAGCATATGCCAAGTAGGCAATAATGGCCTTCGGGAAATTGATATCCCATGAAGCAAACCACCAGACGTATCCTCAGTATCATACTGATACTTCTCATAGCTGTGTCTATTTTTTCGATCATTCTTTGGTCTTCGGCGGAAGATGATTCTTCCTGGACAGAATATACACTGATCATGTACCGATGCTGGATTTATGAGTGCAATGAGACGTATCTGAATGAGAAAAATATGACCGTTACATATCTGAATGAGACCTTCCTCGATCAGTACCCAAAGTACAAACTGGGTCTGGAAACAGCGTTCAATACATCAGTAAACCAAAAAAAGTGGCGGGAAAACCTGCGTTTTGTTACTGAGTTTTATGATTATGATCTGGTCTACCCAGAACTTCCCGCTCTATTCTCGAAAGAAGATCTGCTCTATAATCGACCGGTATATGAGTATTAGGGAAAGTACTTCGTCTTATTCTACATGCCAGAATATCACCGAACTGATGGAGCTGTTTGAAAAGAACGTGTGTATTGTGTTGTTGTTTTCATTTTTGTAAGGGAAAATGTAGTTCTCTCAGAAAAAAAAATATTTTTTGCAATGGACGGTAGAAATTTTTTTTGCCTGTCACTCGAAAAAAAAATTCACGAAAACAAAACGGATCTCCAAAAAATTTCTTCTGTGATCTGAAACGTTCTCAGTTGTATTCGCGAACCATTTTCTTACAGTGTTTCCTCCGCGAACCACTCATAGATTTTCTCTACCTCATTGGTAAACGAGCAGTAGAACTCCCGCCGCATCTGATGACGCTTTGCTCCAAAACTGATAAATAATCTCGCGGGAAACACTCAGCATATGCCTCTCAGCAATACCGCTCTCACGAAACTCGGCCTCATATTCGCCTATCTTCTCTGCTTTTCCCTCTTCCTCTGGTTTGCAGTCGCCCTGCTGTACCTGCCCTTCCTTCCGGCAACCAACCTGTTCGCGTATAACTATTTTTACATAAGCCCCCTTCCCGGCCTCATCCTTCCCGCACTCGGAGGAGTTCTGTACCTCCGGCATGGCAGACCGGAAAACCCGAAACCACTGTACCTTTTCATCGCAATTCTCCTGATCGCCGTTGCCGTATCCTTCCTCCCGGGCATCAATACACTACTGACCCTCTTTTTTCTTGGCACACTTTCTCCTGCAATCCTCTACCTCTCCCTACTTGTCCTCCCGAAAACCAGCTTCATCCGGACACTCAAAATATTCTCCGCCATCTTTGCAGGAATCGCCCTCGTATTCAGCATCTGTATTCCGGCATACTTCGACGCAGTAAAAACCGCCGCAGCCGCAGCCGGCGGCTATCCCCTCGCCGGAGAAACCTGGCTCTTCATCGGCATAATATTCTGCCTTCTCTTCCTCACCCCCGCCTATGGATTCACCTTCCTTCTCAGCTCCTTTAACGCTCTCAAATCAGTACCGGCATCACAAAATTCACCACAACCTGAACCATAAACCCAGCACAAAAAAACGATGCACAGGAATCAGAACCCCTGCATCCTTTCTTTCAGTGGGAACCATACTTCTCCGGATACCTTGGGATCACGCGGTCAGCAGAATCTTTTGTACCGCACCATCCGAATGCAGCGTGACAAACCCGGCATATTCTATCAGTTCCCGTTCAGGAATGGTTGCAAAGTGATAGTGTTATACACACGCACCTTAGCGGTACTCCCGCTCCGCCGCCTCCACAATACCGCCCGCCGTCTTCTCCCCGACACCTTTGACCTGCATCAGCTCCTCAGCGGACGCGGAAAACACCGCCCGCAGTGTCCCGAACGCCGCAAGAATCTCGCGTGCAGCCTTCGGCCCCACCTCCGGAACGGCGGTCAGAATATACTCCAGCTCCTCGCGGCCGCTGCGTGCGGACTTGTGGCGGTGGAAACTCCGCTCGCCTTTTGCCTCGCCCATCTCCCGGCGGGCAAACGCGTACAGCATACCCGCCGTCTCCTCGGCATCCCGGGTAAAGACAAGGGAGACATCAAAGTCCACCGCAATAGAGGCGAGGGTGTTGCGGATTGCATTCGGATGGATGTTCCGCAGTTCATAGAGATCGGCAATCGATCCTCCCTCGACGATCAGAACCGGGCGGGACGCCGACTCGGCGAGGGAAGCAATCTGCCCAAAGAGATCGCGGTCAACCAGCGTATCCACAAAATCCTGAACGGTTTTGCGTTCCACCAGCACACGGTCTCCGATCGCGTAGTCACCGACCGGCAGAGCCGCAAGAGTAATCTTTGCGCCGAGATTACTGAGATGCTCCGCAACCTTGGACGACATCTCGCGGTTGTCAATGACAACCGCAGGCCTGTCTGCGCCGTCCCCCGCGGCAAGAGTCGCCGCACGAATGGCAGCGTCCGCAAGCGTAAGCTGGCCGCCTTCGGCGGCGGGGCTGCCGGCGGGAGCCGGAGCTGTCGGAACATTTCCGCCCCGCATCGCTTTGACACCTTTTTGCATCTGCTTTTCGCGGGTATTACTCACCCAGCGGAAGGTTTCGTCGGTCGTTCCCTTGGTGATGAGAACGATAATCTTTCCCGCCGAGTTTCGGCCGGTACGTCCCTTTCGCTGAATACTCCGCACCTCAGAAGGCACGGCCTCATAGAACACCACCAGATCGGTGGACGGAATATCCAGTCCCTCTTCCCCGACCGAGGTTGCGACGAGGACGTGATACTCGCCCTCACGGAACTTGCGGATCGCTTCGATCTGTTCCTTCTGCGACAGGCCTTTCTCCGTGTCGCGGGATGCCTGACCGACAAACCGGATGGCGGGAACACCCGCTTCGGCAAGATGATCAACGAGCATGGAGACACCATCGCGGTAGGTAGCAAAAACGATGACGCGGGAATCGGGATCCTCAACCAGCTGATCCAGTACGATCCTGACAACTTCATCGGCTTTGGGATGCAGCTCCCGCGTCCAGCTGTCCGCAAGCGCAAGCAGACGTTTGAACCGTTCGTCCGCACAGAGCCGTTTACTTGCTTTGCTTCCGGCACCGGACGCTCCTTCGCTTTCGAGGCGGGAGAGGTAGGCTTTGAGTGCGGTCGTTCCCTGCGACTCGGCCATGGTAACCCCGTGTTTGAGTTTCATCAGCTCGGCGTGAACGGAAACAGCCGTATAGGCTGTGCGGTCACGCTGCTGCATTCTGCTCTGAATCTGCGCCATGATGCCGTTTAAGGCTTTCATGGAGAGTGCTTCCCGGCGGGGAACGCGGTACCCGAGATCAGCAAGCGTGGAGAGGCGATCCTCGATCATACTGTTTAAGACACTGAGTGCGAGCCAGAGATCTTCGGGAAGGTCAACCGTCCGGTACTCGATCTCCCGTTCATGGACGTACGGCCGTACGTCCGCGTCCGTCTCA belongs to Methanocorpusculum vombati and includes:
- the leuB gene encoding 3-isopropylmalate dehydrogenase, which encodes MGRYTLAVLPGDGIGPEVVAEAVKVLAAVGKKFGHTFDLRYAPFGGAAIDSSGSPFPPETEDTCMNADAVLFGAVGGPKWDTLDPVIRPEKGLLALRKAAGAFANLRPAKLFPELADACYLRPDIVAKGIDIMVVRELIGDVYFGEPSGIEVRDGERVGFSNMIYGEYEIRRVARVAFETAMKRNKKLCSVDKANVLAVSRLWREVVTEVSREYPEVELSYMYVDNAAMQLVRNPAAFDVIVTGNLFGDILSDEAAAITGSIGMLPSASVGGPDMPGLYEPVHGSAPDIAGQDLANPVATILSAAMLLRYSLSLPAEADAVEAAVAAVLAEGYRTGDIYRDGMRKVGCSEMGQLIADRV
- a CDS encoding DEAD/DEAH box helicase, translating into MPHVSHPLIPPDTIEERAYQTNIARHALDGNTLVVLPTGMGKTAVALRVAAERLALGKILMLAPTKPLVEQHFRYFSQNLLLEEGDVAMFTGSNPPAKRIEMWKAARLCISTPEVIKNDLIAERYSLRDVSLLIVDECHRTVGNYAYVFIAERYAATAAQPLILGMTASPGSDPEMVAEICGHLAVDIVESRVETDADVRPYVHEREIEYRTVDLPEDLWLALSVLNSMIEDRLSTLADLGYRVPRREALSMKALNGIMAQIQSRMQQRDRTAYTAVSVHAELMKLKHGVTMAESQGTTALKAYLSRLESEGASGAGSKASKRLCADERFKRLLALADSWTRELHPKADEVVRIVLDQLVEDPDSRVIVFATYRDGVSMLVDHLAEAGVPAIRFVGQASRDTEKGLSQKEQIEAIRKFREGEYHVLVATSVGEEGLDIPSTDLVVFYEAVPSEVRSIQRKGRTGRNSAGKIIVLITKGTTDETFRWVSNTREKQMQKGVKAMRGGNVPTAPAPAGSPAAEGGQLTLADAAIRAATLAAGDGADRPAVVIDNREMSSKVAEHLSNLGAKITLAALPVGDYAIGDRVLVERKTVQDFVDTLVDRDLFGQIASLAESASRPVLIVEGGSIADLYELRNIHPNAIRNTLASIAVDFDVSLVFTRDAEETAGMLYAFARREMGEAKGERSFHRHKSARSGREELEYILTAVPEVGPKAAREILAAFGTLRAVFSASAEELMQVKGVGEKTAGGIVEAAEREYR